A genome region from Macaca fascicularis isolate 582-1 chromosome 3, T2T-MFA8v1.1 includes the following:
- the LOC102143493 gene encoding uncharacterized protein, whose protein sequence is MCAMRVQMTKFRARRVCPAPPRPLAGTLGSWAPRGRSSTVSPLLQPGSSVCRTKPGVQPRTRRGRPSPSPRAAGPAPRSLSSLAGPWKPGHAEARRVIGVQGSLPHQAHRPEPLCTSAFCLLLFSPEATVITVAREGASRASLQQVRSGAAGPRGKSLSLCGRCSHSPPAAPPPPGFFFFLSAAQLPWVTRAVAMGYRTEAGWLATCRQSPPPAEWPGREVAGARVCGTQRGGCARAAEAPQPTGGRGCSRGSAIASGVGGKAIKKAQR, encoded by the coding sequence ATGTGTGCGATGCGTGTGCAGATGACAAAATTTAGGGCGCGTAGAGTTTGCCCGGCGCCACCGCGTCCGCTCGCGGGGACCCTCGGGAGCTGGGCCCCACGGGGCCGGAGCAGCACGGTGTCGCCCCTCCTCCAGCCGGGCTCCAGCGTCTGCAGAACAAAGCCTGGGGTCCAGCCCCGGACACGGCGCGGCCGCCCCTCACCCAGTCCCCGGGCGGCAGGGCCTGCTCCACGCTCACTCTCCAGCCTGGCGGGGCCCTGGAAGCCGGGACACGCGGAGGCCCGGAGGGTCATCGGCGTTCAAGGCAGCCTCCCACACCAAGCGCACCGCCCGGAGCCCCTCTGCACGAGCGCTTTCTGCTTATTGCTCTTTTCCCCAGAAGCCACAGTCATCACGGTAGCGCGGGAAGGGGCCTCGCGGGCCAGTCTGCAGCAGGTGCGGTCGGGAGCCGCAGGCCCGCGCGGTAAATCGCTGTCTCTTTGCGGTCGTTGTTCCCATTCACCGCCCGCCGCCCCCCCTCCAccagggttctttttttttctttccgcCGCGCAGTTGCCATGGGTTACCAGGGCGGTTGCCATGGGTTACCGGACCGAGGCCGGCTGGCTAGCTACCTGCCGCCAGTCGCCGCCGCCGGCGGAGTGGCCCGGGCGGGAGGTGGCGGGAGCGCGCGTGTGTGGGACGCAGCGCGGGGGATGCGCGCGGGCCGCGGAGGCGCCGCAGCCAACAGGCGGCCGAGGGTGCAGCCGCGGGAGCGCCATCGCCAGTGGGGTGGGGGGCAAAGCTATAAAGAAGGCCCAGAGGTAA